The following coding sequences are from one Lasioglossum baleicum chromosome 18, iyLasBale1, whole genome shotgun sequence window:
- the Bonsai gene encoding 28S ribosomal protein S15, mitochondrial, producing the protein MNLAANVCRLGCLRVNNIYKFGGCLSRDVSTMEKYKIKWSRPPKVTIMEPEQSGDLGLDITVKPSEIQLYYDRSKELDDASDIVKKMFSVGFQHGTAVRNLKRERTMALVKRHGSDRGSVESSIAAMTSEIQHMQEYFKNHPRNKKAMVFLKELTEKRNKQLKLLRKWDYRRFEWILERLNLVYKPVPEKAGMVSRKDSIRQLTREYCDKIIKDKIDAYKAEIKAQKKIFYREKAEKLAFIRKEELECGVTPTVTEKSIKTALNKAEKL; encoded by the exons ATGAATTTGGCAGCCAACGTTTGTAGGTTAGGTTGTCTCAGGGTTAATAATATTTACAAGTTTGGTGGTTGTTTGAGCCGTGATGTCTCGACGATGgaaaagtataaaattaaatggaGCCGACCACCGAAGGTAACCATAATGGAGCCTGAGCAATCAGGAGATTTAGGTTTGGATATTACTGTGAAACCAAGTGAGATTCAATTGTACTATGACCGCTCCAAGGAATTGGATGA TGCAAGCGATATAGTgaagaaaatgttctccgtgggaTTCCAACATGGAACAGCAGTTCGAAATTTAAAGAGAGAAAGGACCATGGCACTAGTCAAGAGGCATGGCTCCGATCGGGGGTCTGTGGAATCATCTA TTGCAGCGATGACGAGCGAGATACAGCACATGCAGGAGTACTTTAAAAATCATCCAAGAAACAAAAAAGCAATGGTATTCTTAAAAGAATTGACTGAGAAGAGAAACAAACAACTAAAACTACTGCGTAAATGGGACTATAGACGATTCGAATGGATTCTGGAGCGTTTGAATCTTGTTTACAAACCTGTTCCAGA GAAGGCGGGTATGGTGTCAAGGAAAGATTCAATTAGACAATTAACACGAGAGTATTgtgataaaatcattaaagataAAATTGATGCGTACAAGGCTGAAATTAAAGCTCAGAAAAAGATCTTCTATCGTGAGAAAGCTGAGAAACTGGCATTTATTCGAAAAGAAGAATTGGAGTGCGGAGTAACACCAACGGTCACGGAAAAATCCATTAAAACTGCGCTAAACAAAGCAGAAAAGCTGTAA
- the LOC143217925 gene encoding RNA transcription, translation and transport factor protein-like, with product MLKKRLQALGYVEWDKVDVNDEQHFRKVIVWLEDQKIRHYDIQDRKHLRDLKSETWPKVFAKYCEDVKCPITDTTLDQLEWLIGHAIWLEMENSSEAYSENVKEMKMKKKKEALVPKFKSKNPLDKLDFDSVEFKQGVYSLAKILRIPEHPNHLITLKACSKMVQRRLNPECLRNPDSKILKGKPFPVMDIAPGFNLNKPAVENAAKILALLYIQDIRNLQTKINEVIVRVQNITADPKTDTKLGKVGK from the exons ATGCTTAAAAAAAGACTGCAAGCTTTAGGTTACGTGGAATGGGACAAAGTTGACGTGAACG atGAACAACACTTTCGCAAGGTAATCGTCTGGCTGGAGGACCAGAAGATACGCCACTACGATATACAAGATCGTAAACACTTGCGAGACTTGAAAAGCGAAACATGGCCCAAAGTTTTTGCGAAATACTGTGAAGATGTTAAATGTCCAATTACAGACACCACCTTGGACCAACTTGAATGGCTGATTGGACATGCGATTTGGTTGGAAATGGAAAACAGTA GCGAGGCGTATTCAGAAAATGTGAAAGagatgaaaatgaaaaagaaaaaagaagcacTGGTGCCTAAATTTAAGTCCAAAAATCCACTTGACAAGTTAGACT TTGACAGCGTCGAGTTTAAGCAAGGAGTATATTCTCTAGCAAAGATCCTCCGGATTCCGGAACACCCGAATCATCTAATCACATTGAAAGCCTGCAGCAAGATGGTTCAGAGGAGACTAAACCCTGAGTGCCTGCGAAATCCAGATTCTAAAATCCTGAAGGGAAAACCGTTCCCTGTGATGGATATTGCTCCCGGTTTCAACCTGAATAAACCTGCTGTCGAAAATGCAGCCAAAATCTTGGCTCTTCTTTACATTCAGGACATCAGAAATCTTCAAACGAAGATCAACGAAGTAATCGTTCGTGTACAAAACATCACTGCTGATCCGAAAACGGATACCAAACTGGGAAAGGTTGGAAAATAA